In Deltaproteobacteria bacterium, the genomic stretch ATATCCACCAGCTTCCGGTCGCGGATGGCGGCGACGCCGAAGAGGTCTTTGATGTTGATGATTCCCAAGCCCCGGATTTCCATGTGATGTTCGATCAGCTCCGAGCCCATTCCGTAGAGGGTGGCGGGCGGCTTTTTCTTGATTTCCACCACGTCATCGGCCACCAGCCGGTGCCCCCGGAGCACCAGGTCGAGCGCGCATTCACTTTTCCCGATGCCGCTTTTTCCGATAACGAGGATCCCCACGCCGTAGACATCGATCATCACGCCGTGGATCACCATACTGGCGGTCAGACGTTCTTCCAGAAAACGGGTCAGGCGGTTGATGAGGGTGGAGGTGATGAGCGGCGTTTTAAAGACCGGAATCTGATGCCGGTTGGCCTGGGCCAGAAGGGTTCTGGGGGGCTCGTTGTTGCGCGTGACGACAAAACAGGCAATTTCCACGTCGCAGATTTTTTTGATGATGTCGGTGGTTTTTGCATCCCCCAGCGATTTTAAATAGGTGATTTCCGATTTGCCCAGGACCTGGACGCGCCCGGGATGGAGCTTTGAGGTGTCGCCGATCAGGGCCAGACCCGGTTTCTGAATCCGGGGAATGTTGATTTTTTTGCGGATTCCCTTTTTGCCCGCGACAAGGGTCAGTTCGAGATGCGCCTCCTTATCCTTCAAAAGTTCGCTGACTTCGATACTGAGCATTATATTTGGGGCCCTTTCGGCCCGGCTGATGCTATTCGCGTCTATTTATTTCGGGCCTCAAATGGCCCCAAACCCCGCGCGAATCACCGGCAAAGCCGGATGATTCGCTTGCTTTTACAATTTTTCGTCTTCAGAAATGAGGAGGTCGTAGAGGCTTTCGCTTTTCACTTCGATGAGGCGGTTCCTCACCGTTTCCCCTTTCAGGAGGCGCGAGAGGCGGGCCAGTGCCTGGAGATGATTTCCCACGGCGTTTTCCGGGGCAAGAAGGACAAAAAAGAGTCTGGCCGGTTTATGGTCGTGCGACTGAAACTCAACCCCCTTCGGGGACCGGCCAAAAGCGGCCACGATGGCCTTTAGGCCGGCGACCTTGCCGTGGGGGATGGCCACGCCGTTCCCGACGCCGGTGGAGCCCAGTTTTTCGCGCTCCAAAAGGACCTGAAGGACATTGTCGGTGGAAAGATCGGGCCAAGCCTTGGAGACAAGCCCCGAAAGCTCTTCCAAAACCCCCTTTTTTTCCGTGGCGCGCAAATCACCCAAGACCGCGTTCCGTTTGAGGATTTCTTTTAATTTCATGCGATTGAACGGGTGTTTATAGGATACCTCCCCCCAAAATGCAACGGCTTTTTGACGGATTTACAGGTTTTCCTCCACAGCTTTATATTCTTCCTCCACTTGGCCGGCCAGGGCATGAACCGAGAGATGGTTTTTGTGCTCCTTGACGATTTCCTTGTGCCTTCTTACCTGTCTTTCCAACTTGTGCGCCGCCTTGTCGATGGAGGCGTAAAGGTCCTCCGACACCTCCAGCGCCATGGCGCGAAAGTCGCGGGCGGTCAGCGTGATTTCGCATTTGTGGCGGAATTTTTCCACGGAAAGAATGACGTGCGCCTCGATGGGGCGGATGAGGTATTTTTTCAGATGATCGAGCTTGTCTTCGACATGGGTTTTGATGGCCTCGGTTGCCTGAATATGACGGAAGGTTACGGTAACATTCATGGCGGTTTTCCTCCTTGTAACTGCGGGGTTTGTTTTAAAAGAACGACTGAAACTCAATAAAGTTGTCTTCGCCGCGACGAGGGGAGGATGCCCAGCACCTCCCGGTACTTGGCCACCGTACGCCGGGCCACATGGATGTGCGCGGCAGAGAGCGTGTCGGCGATATTCTTGTCGGAGAGCGGGTGACGGGCGTTTTCCCCCTCCACGATCCGGCGGATTTTTTCCTTCACCGTTTCGGAGGCGAGGTCCTCGCCGTTTGACGACGCCACCCGGCTGTTGAAAAAGAATTTAAGCTCGAAAATTCCCTGCGGGGTATGGATGAACTTGTTGTTGGTGGCGCGGCTCACCGTAGATTCGTGCATGCCGATCTCATCGGCGACCTCTTTCAAAATCATCGGCCTTAAATGGTTGATCCCTTTTTCCAGAAAATCCCTCTGGAATTTCACAATGCACTTGGCGACGCGGTAGAGGGTGCGTTGCCTCTGATGAATGCTCTTGATGAGCCAGAGGGCGCTTTTCAGCTTGTCCTGCACATATCCCTTCGCCCCGCTTGAGTTTTCGGCGCCTTTCGGGTCGCCGTTGCCGGAGATCATGCTCCGGTAGAATCGGCTGATTTGAAGCCTTGGGAGCCCCTCTTCATTCAGGACAACCTCGTAATTATCTCCGACCTTGTACACGTAGAGATCCGGCGTGATGTATTGGGGGTTTTCGCCCCCATAGGGTCTGCCCGGTTTCGGCTCCATGGCGTGAATAATCGCCGCCGCGGAGGCCACCTTTGCCGGCGACACCTTCAGTTTTCGGGCGATTGTGGGATAATCCCTTTTTTCCAGAAGATGGAGAT encodes the following:
- the hprK gene encoding HPr(Ser) kinase/phosphatase; translation: MLSIEVSELLKDKEAHLELTLVAGKKGIRKKINIPRIQKPGLALIGDTSKLHPGRVQVLGKSEITYLKSLGDAKTTDIIKKICDVEIACFVVTRNNEPPRTLLAQANRHQIPVFKTPLITSTLINRLTRFLEERLTASMVIHGVMIDVYGVGILVIGKSGIGKSECALDLVLRGHRLVADDVVEIKKKPPATLYGMGSELIEHHMEIRGLGIINIKDLFGVAAIRDRKLVD
- a CDS encoding PTS sugar transporter subunit IIA, which codes for MKLKEILKRNAVLGDLRATEKKGVLEELSGLVSKAWPDLSTDNVLQVLLEREKLGSTGVGNGVAIPHGKVAGLKAIVAAFGRSPKGVEFQSHDHKPARLFFVLLAPENAVGNHLQALARLSRLLKGETVRNRLIEVKSESLYDLLISEDEKL
- the raiA gene encoding ribosome-associated translation inhibitor RaiA; amino-acid sequence: MNVTVTFRHIQATEAIKTHVEDKLDHLKKYLIRPIEAHVILSVEKFRHKCEITLTARDFRAMALEVSEDLYASIDKAAHKLERQVRRHKEIVKEHKNHLSVHALAGQVEEEYKAVEENL
- the rpoN gene encoding RNA polymerase factor sigma-54; its protein translation is MAIELRQSLKLSQQLVITPQLQQAIKLLQLSRLELAELVEEALLENPTLEETTPAEDDEVPKDVEQELEAESPPDKSHEGEPEVGTKEGELKEPKEFDWENYIGTYNAPGEETRSFAPDELPSYENFITKPATLQDHLEWQLRMAPISEHEEEIGLALINALDENGYLTTSLEELAGQNGSSAEEVEKLLTVIQEFDPLGVGARDLKECLLLQARPFREERPLIEAIIRDHLHLLEKRDYPTIARKLKVSPAKVASAAAIIHAMEPKPGRPYGGENPQYITPDLYVYKVGDNYEVVLNEEGLPRLQISRFYRSMISGNGDPKGAENSSGAKGYVQDKLKSALWLIKSIHQRQRTLYRVAKCIVKFQRDFLEKGINHLRPMILKEVADEIGMHESTVSRATNNKFIHTPQGIFELKFFFNSRVASSNGEDLASETVKEKIRRIVEGENARHPLSDKNIADTLSAAHIHVARRTVAKYREVLGILPSSRRRQLY